The genomic interval CTTCCTGTGCACATCTTCTATTTTGAACTTGTGCTTTATTTCTGTAGACAGATattatgcagtgtgtcagcctctgaggtacagaattaaaataaatgtccGTGTTGTCGTGATCATGATCCTGGTGAGCTggactgtttctgctgtaattGGAATTGGTGTCACAATTTTGGGACCGAAGCAAGGACAGTGTAACAGGAGGTGTGCTTTATTTCAGACAACAAGTTCAACAATTATGggagctgtgttttcattttacctCCCAGCTATAATAATGTTCGCCATCTACCTAAAGATTTTGATGGTAGCATGGAGGCAGGCACGAAGCATccagaacacaacaaagactgGAGCAACTGTCAGTAAGATGGAAAGAAAGGCAACTAAAACTCTGGCTATAGTGATGGGGGGTTTTCTCATTTGTTGGactcctttctgtctttctatgATCATTCACCCTTTGAGCAATGACACAATACCAGTTCCTGTAATTGAAACATTTAAGTGGCTTGGATGGTCAAATTCAGTGCTCAATCCATGTCTTTATGCTTTCTTTTATAGCTGGTTCAGATCAGCTTTTAGAATGATCATTACCGGGGAAATATTTCACGGTGATTTTTCTAAGTCTAAATTGTTTTGATTCATTATTTGAAGAGCTGACATATCACAAAAGATTAACATCTCTaacatttatatgtttttaacTTAGTGTTGCTCCTCTGCGACAATTTGATGCGTAAATGTCTATAACTATCTGTTGTATATCTCATTGcatatttcatttaatgtatttattcaacTATTATCATTCTGTAGACACTGCATCTGTATGTTGAATACAGGCGTAGATCGTTCAATTTTTGTCTTTCTAAACATTATGACCCATAACTCATAAGGAATTATTTAATGGCTTACagtttgttttggggttttttagtgctttttgtttttggatttgCAAACTGTATTAGGAAATAGAGAGGGGTTTATCACTTTGAATTACGAAATATTGAATGAGACATTTAGCAGCAGGTTATGCATTGTCAAGAAATATATCTTTTAGGTTTCACTGTACAAcaatatgtaaagtaaaattTGTCATTCTGTGTCTGCTTTAGAAACTACAAGactaagaaaagaaaatgccatTTTGACCCATGATGAAAAATTGTATTCTGTATCCATagtgcagtgtgtgtatctTCACAAGTCTAAGAGGACATTCAGCTTGCCCTCGTGAGCACAGCCTTAcagtaatttaaataaaacaatatattctGTGTATAGTCACAAATTTTAGTCTGGTCATCACAGACTT from Lates calcarifer isolate ASB-BC8 linkage group LG7_1, TLL_Latcal_v3, whole genome shotgun sequence carries:
- the LOC108895860 gene encoding trace amine-associated receptor 1-like, which gives rise to MLGRHVVAVLIMCGNLLVIISIIYFKQLHTPTNYLILSLAVADLLVGVVVLPFSMILSVGSYWQLEDLLYRYYAVCQPLRYRIKINVRVVVIMILVSWTVSAVIGIGVTILGPKQGQCNRRCALFQTTSSTIMGAVFSFYLPAIIMFAIYLKILMVAWRQARSIQNTTKTGATVSKMERKATKTLAIVMGGFLICWTPFCLSMIIHPLSNDTIPVPVIETFKWLGWSNSVLNPCLYAFFYSWFRSAFRMIITGEIFHGDFSKSKLF